A region from the Aegilops tauschii subsp. strangulata cultivar AL8/78 chromosome 5, Aet v6.0, whole genome shotgun sequence genome encodes:
- the LOC141022957 gene encoding F-box protein At3g22700-like, with translation MDPKRVCKSRRAELALELPEDVVEEILLRLPAKSVGRFLAVCKSWHGLLSDHAFQRAHHGRAPHAVLLRRRARAPGSDWDYAIYTLPLGQPAATALRLGEAQQRVVLHGCCHGLLLLSRSDHRPNSTNTKYLAYNPTTGQHAPVPGGFDYGHHVAGFYFHAATAEHRVLFYRWHRTDLVRRRPPRQRETVTRKHYAYSVAAAGRPGVRALPSTSYGGYTRWKLNDAPVMLRGCLHWMRRFPRVIVFDTESEKFRGMHGPAEDGRMIGRLVGMDGTLGASAFAEGSRTVRVWVLQDYRKETWVVKHTVDVRFMGGGFDFKWLGIAHVTQEGDALFYGARRYGVYNLTGRKVVSAGKEIGFSLTATWHVYREGLVSPAPKGRLEDEAVLRDNVGVGNKFEDDAVLHDNVRVGNKFASIGRLVGLLLLRHKSLRLYGDANCTVSTVRRISFTLLQETNP, from the exons ATGGATCCCAAACGTGTCTGTAAAAGCCGTCGGGCAGAGTTGGCTTTGGAGTTGCCGGAGGACGTCGTGGAGGAGATCCTCCTCCGCCTTCCTGCCAAGTCCGTCGGTCGGTTCCTAGCCGTGTGCAAGTCGTGGCATGGGCTACTGTCCGACCACGCCTTCCAGCGTGCCCACCACGGCCGTGCCCCCCACGCCGTCCTCCtccgccggcgcgcccgagcccCCGGCAGCGACTGGGACTACGCCATCTACACGCTCCCCTTGGGCCAACCAGCGGCCACGGCGCTCCGCCTCGGCGAAGCCCAGCAGCGCGTGGTCCTCCATGGCTGCTGCCACGGCTTACTCCTCCTATCGCGAAGCGATCATCGCCCCAACTCCACCAACACCAAGTACTTGGCGTACAACCCCACAACCGGGCAACACGCCCCAGTGCCCGGCGGCTTCGACTATGGCCACCACGTCGCCGGGTTCTACTTCCACGCGGCCACGGCCGAGCACCGCGTCCTCTTCTACAGATGGCACCGGACAGATCTTGTGCGACGCCGGCCGCCGCGGCAACGGGAGACGGTGACCCGGAAACACTACGCGTACAgcgtggcggcggcgggccggccCGGGGTCAGGGCTCTCCCCTCCACCTCGTACGGAGGCTACACCAGGTGGAAGCTCAACGACGCGCCGGTGATGCTCCGCGGCTGCCTGCACTGGATGAGAAGGTTCCCGCGGGTGATCGTGTTCGACACGGAGTCGGAGAAGTTCCGCGGCATGCACGGCCCGGCGGAGGATGGCCGCATGATTGGCCGGCTGGTCGGTATGGATGGGACGCTAGGCGCGTCGGCGTTCGCGGAAGGCAGCCGGACGGTCAGGGTGTGGGTGCTCCAGGACTACAGGAAGGAGACCTGGGTCGTCAAGCACACGGTGGACGTTCGATTCATGGGCGGTGGCTTCGACTTCAAGTGGCTGGGTATTGCCCACGTGACCCAAGAGGGCGACGCCTTGTTCTACGGGGCGCGGCGGTACGGCGTGTATAACCTCACCGGTCGAAAAGTGGTGAGCGCCGGCAAGGAGATCGGTTTTAGTCTCACAGCGACGTGGCACGTCTACCGGGAGGGCCTCGTTTCTCCGGCCCCCAAAGGCAG ACTCGAGGATGAAGCGGTTCTCCGCGACAACGTCGGGGTCGGCAATAAGTTCGAGGATGACGCGGTTCTCCATGACAACGTTAGGGTCGGCAACAAGTTCGCCAGCATCGGTCGTCTCGTCGGTCTACTGCTCCTCCGCCACAAGTCGCTCCGCCTCTACGGCGATGCCAATTGCACTGTATCTACCGTGAGAAGGATCTCATTCACCTTACTGCAAGAAACCAACCCTTGA
- the LOC141022956 gene encoding uncharacterized protein, translating to MRFLRADERDLPWMCIGDFNEVLRREEHLGPSDRAWTQIQQFREVVDACGLADIGYVGMDWTFEKKVTGGQYCRVRLDRALASNEWCNMFPFATLRHLTAIKSDHSPILLMNELEANNRRVAIARPFRYEVMWERHEEFSRVLQQAWSSRPKSSSVAELRQKLDVVAAAFTSWSVQSFGSVRKELRELKGHLEAMRADPCRTGPMHAELKNQERIAELNYREEILWRQRSRIQWLMEGDNNTAFFHRKASARRRKNRVDKLTRANGTSFGGDESAA from the exons ATGAGGTTCCTGCGAGCGGATGAGCGGGACCTCCCATGGATGTGCATCGGTGACTTTAATGAAGTGCTCCGCAGGGAAGAACACTTGGGTCCGAGTGATCGAGCATGGACGCAGATTCAACAGTTTAGAGAGGTGGTGGATGCCTGCGGGTTAGCTGATATTGGCTACGTGGGCATGGACTGGACATTTGAGAAGAAGGTTACAGGTGGCCAATATTGTCGTGTCCGTCTCGACCGGGCACTTGCGTCCAATGAGTGGTGTAACATGTTTCCTTTTGCTACTCTGAGGCATCTTACTGCTATAAAATCTGATCACTCCCCTATACTGTTGATGAATGAGCTTGAAGCTAATAATAGGAGAGTTGCAATCGCTCGTCCGTTCCGATACGAAGTGATGTGGGAGCGTCACGAAGAATTCTCTAGGGTACTGCAACAGGCATGGTCGAGCAGGCCGAAGAGCTCTTCGGTCGCGGAGCTACGACAGAAATTGGACGTGGTTGCGGCTGCGTTCACCTCCTGGAGTGTGCAGTCCTTTGGTTCAGTCCGCAAGGAGCTGCGGGAGCTCAAGGGCCACCTTGAGGCAATGCGTGCTGACCCATGCAGGACGGGACCAATGCATGCAGAGTTAAAAAATCAAGAACGCATTGCTGAATTGAATTATAGAGAAGAGATCCTTTGGCGTCAACGATCTCGCATCCAGTGGCTAATGGAGGGCGATAATAATACAGCGTTCTTTCACAGGAAGGCCTCGGCGCGCCGAAGGAAGAACCGAGTTGACAAGCTCACCCGTGCTAATGGCACT AGTTTCGGCGGAGATGAATCAGCAGCTTAA